The following proteins are encoded in a genomic region of Paenibacillus sp. FSL H3-0469:
- a CDS encoding ABC transporter permease subunit, translating into MKAITTAMKPEPKKSSSSFWGKFRQQKYLYMMAVPFVLWAFVFSYLPLWGWMMAFQKYKPGKSFFEQKWVGLQYFRELFQDEQFFNALRNTLAMSIMGLLAGFIIPIIFAILLNEVRLQVLKRFVQTVSYLPHFVSWVVAAGIITKMLSTDNGAVNDLLMGLHIISEPIQFMAKGNLFWGIVTASDVWKETGWNTIIYLAAISGIGPELYEAARVDGASRLQQVRHITFPGIRGTIVILLIMSIGHLISIGFEKQFLLGNNLVRDYSQTLDLYALNYGLGMGRFSFGTAINIFNSVVSVILLFTANGIFKKITKESII; encoded by the coding sequence ATGAAAGCGATTACCACCGCGATGAAGCCGGAGCCGAAGAAATCCTCCTCCAGCTTCTGGGGGAAATTCCGGCAGCAGAAATACCTCTATATGATGGCTGTTCCTTTTGTCCTCTGGGCCTTTGTCTTCAGCTATCTTCCGTTATGGGGGTGGATGATGGCTTTCCAGAAGTATAAGCCGGGCAAATCCTTTTTCGAGCAAAAATGGGTCGGCCTCCAGTACTTCCGGGAGCTGTTCCAGGATGAGCAATTCTTCAACGCCCTGCGCAATACGCTGGCCATGAGTATCATGGGACTGCTGGCAGGCTTTATCATTCCGATTATCTTCGCTATTCTGCTGAACGAGGTACGGCTGCAGGTGCTGAAGCGCTTCGTTCAGACGGTGTCGTATCTGCCGCACTTTGTGTCCTGGGTGGTTGCTGCCGGGATCATTACCAAGATGCTCTCCACAGACAACGGCGCAGTCAATGACCTGCTAATGGGCCTGCATATCATCAGTGAACCGATCCAGTTCATGGCCAAAGGCAATCTGTTCTGGGGCATTGTCACCGCATCGGATGTGTGGAAGGAGACAGGCTGGAACACCATTATCTATCTAGCCGCCATCTCGGGCATCGGGCCGGAGCTGTACGAGGCAGCCAGGGTGGACGGAGCCAGCCGGCTCCAGCAGGTACGTCATATCACTTTTCCGGGCATCCGGGGTACCATCGTGATCCTGCTGATTATGTCCATCGGCCATCTGATCAGCATCGGGTTCGAGAAGCAGTTCCTGCTCGGCAACAATCTGGTGCGTGACTACTCGCAGACTCTTGACCTGTATGCGCTGAATTACGGGCTGGGAATGGGACGGTTCTCCTTCGGGACGGCGATTAATATTTTCAACTCCGTGGTGAGTGTGATTCTGCTCTTTACCGCCAACGGCATCTTCAAAAAAATAACCAAGGAAAG